TCGACTCCATAAAGGTGACGAATTCGTTCAGATGCTCCGCATAATCCTCGTAATGTTCAGGCTTGACTTTTTTTACGCCGTTGACGGTCTGCAGCATCGAGGCAGGAGCATTCCACGGGGAGGCAAAAATCAAAACCCCCATCTCGTGAGCTTTTTGGGCCGTACGAACGTTGAGGCTCCAGTTGTTCTTGTCCGGATCAATCATCAACCGGAGCATCGACAGACCCAACTGGCCTTCTTCAATGCCGAAGGCGGTACGAATTTCGCTGTCGGTCATGTCGGGCCGCCAAGGCAGGATATTGGCGCCGCCGAAGCCGCGAATTCTTTGATGGGTGCTGTCCAGATCGACGATTGCCTCATTTTTTGCCGCTGCCGGCAAAATCCCGCAAAAGTACACCGTCAACAGAACGGACAACACACGCGTTGCAAGGTTCAAAGTCCTTTCCCTTCCCACATTAATCTACAAATAGGCGGGCCGCCTCACTGGAAGCGAATCCAATCGACCTCTATCGGTTCTGTAGTCCGAGATCGTACGACCAAGTGATAGGTGCCCGGCACCTGCTTTTTCAAGCGGGCCTCGACCAACTGCCATTCTGGTCCGGCAGGAATCTTGACCTCGGCAACGGGCCGGTCGGCATGAGGATGCAGATATACGGCAAGTCTGCCGCCTTTCGGTGCATTGGCTTTTACCTGGACACGTCGGTATTTTTTGTTGAACTCGACGCTGTTGTACTGAACCCATTCATCCGCTTTTCCGAAGCAGGTCTTCCATCCGGCGAACGTATTGAGCGTATCGAGAAAGGCTATCGAAACGCCGTCGCTTTTGCTGCTGTAGCGGTCAATCTGAATTTCGTTTGCAGCCTTTGTTATCCCGACGCCGCGCAGGGTCGGAATCACTTTGCGAATGGTACCGTCTTCATTGAAGAACAAGCTGTCGATGCGGGCTGATCGGCATTTGTCAAAGTGCGGTGAATAGTCGTTGTGATGATAAAAAAGATACCATTGACCGTTGAATTCCACGATGGAATGGTGATTCGTCCAGCAGCCGGTCGGCGATTCATCCATGATGACGCCGGTAACTCGGAAGGGTCCCATCGGATTGTCGCCCATGGCGTATTCGAGGCGTTCTGTTTTGTTCTCTACATGCGGATAAGTCATGTAATAAATGCCGTTACGTTCGAAAACGAACGGCCCCTCCTTCAGACCTTTTTGAGGCAAGTC
The sequence above is drawn from the candidate division KSB1 bacterium genome and encodes:
- a CDS encoding family 43 glycosylhydrolase; this translates as MKKGFSSFYSALVTVLSAASLLLGQNPIIRDQFTADPTARVFNGKVYLYPSHDILAQEGKGRVGWFCMEDYHVFSSPDLVDWTDHGVIVSQDKVNWVDANSYSMWAPDCVERNGKYYFYFPATRKSEFGRGFGIGVAVADSPAGPFVPQPEPLKGVFGIDPNVLIDKDGQAYLYWSAGNIFVAKLTDDMLHLASEPQVVADLPQKGLKEGPFVFERNGIYYMTYPHVENKTERLEYAMGDNPMGPFRVTGVIMDESPTGCWTNHHSIVEFNGQWYLFYHHNDYSPHFDKCRSARIDSLFFNEDGTIRKVIPTLRGVGITKAANEIQIDRYSSKSDGVSIAFLDTLNTFAGWKTCFGKADEWVQYNSVEFNKKYRRVQVKANAPKGGRLAVYLHPHADRPVAEVKIPAGPEWQLVEARLKKQVPGTYHLVVRSRTTEPIEVDWIRFQ